AAATGCTTTACAATTATTCTCTACATACTTATTTACATTAATATCAATTTCTGGCTTCTCAGTACTTTTTACAGCGCTGTAATAAAATCCCAGAAAGCTCAATTCAACCaactgtttttaattaaaaataaatattaatagagAATTGTACACGAATTCAGAACTTACACAGAAGATGGCATCAATGGTATAGAATGGAGTAAGAATTTGCTTATATTCTTGCTGTTCCAGATGATCGACGATTACCGAAAGGAATAATTTGCCAAGAAAGTATACAACCAATGTGACCATAAActgtaacaaaataaaattagtataAGAAAAACGCAGTAATTTGTGGTACTAACTATACGTAGTATTTTGAGATTGGTGATAATTACTCCGTACATGCCAAGAGCAATAACAGACacggtatataaatttagcatTATTGATGTGATTAAAAAGCTAGCACCTTTTACAGCTCTTCGAAGATGCTCAATACCCACACCAGTTTCAACAATATTACATCcctaaaataaaagaattaaattttaaaaaccagataatcatttaatattgtttagaTTTTCAGTTATGCGTGATGACGAAATAAACATatgtaagtaaaattaaaataattgtaatgtttattcagaattttatttattcttcacGATGATCGTTTATAACAGGCTATAGGTGTGACCAGCCTTTATTACATTGCTTGTGCCAAATAATAACCTGGTATTTTCAACAAGCACATTAAACTTACCATAAGGAAAACTGCTGAAATGAGCGAATTGATCTTGAGTGTTTTACAACCtagaaaacacattttaattgtatgtTGTTGTGGAAAGTTCTTGATATTTCTCTGAAATCTAGGAAATGGTTACTAAATCGAGATGGTTTGTTGTCTAATTGGTTTTCTAATTTGCACGACGACCCCAATAAAACATATAATCTTTAATGAAAACGCAaagaattaaacaaatgtCTTACATTAAGTAGATGAACTTACTGCCCATATAATTGTCAAGTGCAACCATAGAGCCAAGTTTCGATCTGAATCATCAATTAAAATCCAGTAGATGATTGCGATAATGGTCTTGGCAATGACAAATATGACCAAGAGAAATGCCAGCTgaatatcaacaaaatttaaaaatacatttgataAAATGAACGTCCACAATTTAGTTTACCAAACGCAACTTTTGAGCATTATTAGTGAATAACACAAAGTATCCGTAAAAGGAGACGCATATCATCAAGAGAGTCGTTACGGCACtggaaaatatcaaaaatgtcTTGTTAAATTTCTCATAAATTCCATGATCAAGATCTAGATAGATTTCGATTGCGCAGAAGTGCTAAAAGATGCCGATTATCAGGCggtttattatatatatatatttttgaattatttcaacttacgATAAGTAATGTCAACAAAATTGCATTGATAATTCGAAGAGTGCGCGTAGAAATCTTCCACATTACCGATGATTTTGCGAAATAAGTAcatgtgtgtcagtgtgtgtgaaGTGTTAAATTCAATGACAAGTATTTCAAGTGAAACATAGTTATTTACAAGTGCTAACCCACAAGATGTTTAAGTGCCCAGGCCACATGtgcgacaacaaaaacaacaagaagagcaCATTGGAGGAGGAACTTGAATAGGGCCAAAAGCAATGACAACATTGTTGACAATTTCCAGTTGAACGCACAAAAGCCGAGCATCGTCTCCTTGTGGCCCACAGCTAGGATGCCATTGCCTGTCAGCTGTCccccctttcccctctctTCCCATCCTCTCtgtcctgttgctgttgcttgttgtctgccttttgctttgtgtCGTGGCCCAACTCTGTCTGCTAAAATAATCGCCACAATAATCTGTCAACGACAGCTGTTGATGTCATAAAAACCTTTTGAAGATGTGAAGATGTCGTTCTcgaggcacacacacacaaacaggaacaacaacaacaaccacaagcTAATGATAATTTGCCACAATTTACACTCAAAGCAGCCGCAGCCTCCAACCTCTCCCCATGTCATCCCTCTTCTAATGGCTGTGATAAAATCATTGATGAAGCCAAAAGCTAATTGAATGTTAATCGCTTGGCATTGACATTGCACGTGGCCAGATAAAATGCTACAAATGGCCAAAACTTGCCACACAGCCAGATAAGAACGCTAAAAGGTGAGTGGCAAATTTACATAGAATAATGATaaatcaacagcaaaagcaaaagcagcttcGCCTGCGCTTCGTCTTTTATTTATCTGCACAACAAggcacaaataaaatgcaaacagtctttaaattaaaaattaaattttaatctaGAGTGTAGCCCACGGGCCGAAAACAATGATCCATATCAGTTAGTCGAGGTTTCTGCAGTAGCTATGTTAACCTTCCTTCCTCTTATTCTATACCTCTGT
This is a stretch of genomic DNA from Drosophila albomicans strain 15112-1751.03 chromosome 3, ASM965048v2, whole genome shotgun sequence. It encodes these proteins:
- the LOC117571428 gene encoding uncharacterized protein LOC117571428 isoform X1, whose amino-acid sequence is MCFLGCKTLKINSLISAVFLMGCNIVETGVGIEHLRRAVKGASFLITSIMLNLYTVSVIALGMYGVIITNLKILRIFMVTLVVYFLGKLFLSVIVDHLEQQEYKQILTPFYTIDAIFCLVELSFLGFYYSAVKSTEKPEIDINVNKYVENNCKAFKTDKLL
- the LOC117571428 gene encoding uncharacterized protein LOC117571428 isoform X2 — protein: MCFLGCKTLKINSLISAVFLMGCNIVETGVGIEHLRRAVKGASFLITSIMLNLYTVSVIALGMYGVIITNLKILRIFMVTLVVYFLGKLFLSVIVDHLEQQEYKQILTPFYTIDAIFCRCKKY